One Nitrospira sp. genomic region harbors:
- a CDS encoding DUF3365 domain-containing protein produces the protein MRIRHAVIAFSLAGCLTIPGWGVIRAEPSFDQTAGYILNIVRAFRTAYVLHVVEHARDAGLSPREDWKTDAHFLPLPAQFVKEAAEQVEGLEIGLISLTPLNPANRPRTDAEMTALLQLEKDRQRGVIGFVDGEEFKAVSVDLALVRSCVDCHNQHPRAVRKNFQQWDVMGALVVRLKRRVEGEGQALPPEPPKRAPGLLEGPPPPPTITPPWVR, from the coding sequence ATGCGCATACGTCACGCCGTCATCGCGTTCAGCCTGGCCGGTTGCCTGACCATACCCGGGTGGGGTGTGATCAGGGCCGAACCCTCCTTTGATCAGACGGCCGGGTACATCCTCAATATTGTCAGAGCGTTTCGTACCGCCTACGTGCTCCACGTCGTCGAACATGCGCGAGACGCGGGGCTCTCGCCGCGCGAGGATTGGAAAACCGATGCTCATTTCCTCCCGCTTCCCGCCCAGTTCGTCAAGGAAGCGGCCGAGCAAGTGGAGGGATTGGAGATCGGCCTGATTAGTTTAACGCCGCTGAATCCGGCAAACCGCCCCCGTACGGACGCGGAGATGACGGCGTTACTTCAGTTGGAGAAGGATCGACAACGCGGGGTCATCGGATTCGTGGACGGCGAGGAATTCAAGGCGGTGTCGGTGGATTTGGCGCTGGTGCGGTCCTGCGTCGATTGTCACAATCAGCATCCCCGTGCGGTGCGCAAAAACTTTCAGCAATGGGATGTGATGGGCGCCCTGGTGGTCCGGCTTAAGCGCAGGGTCGAAGGGGAAGGTCAGGCCCTCCCTCCGGAACCTCCTAAGCGAGCGCCGGGACTACTCGAAGGGCCTCCGCCTCCGCCGACGATTACACCGCCCTGGGTGCGATGA
- a CDS encoding MBL fold metallo-hydrolase has protein sequence MAQITEVAPDLFRITTFLEPFNLQFSQFLVRDAQPLLYHTGPRMLFPAVKEAVASLIDVRTLRWIGFSHFEADECGSLSEWQQLAPQSEAVCSVVGKLVSVDDCLALRPAKGMADNEVLQTGKYRFRFLATPHVPHCWEAGHMFEETQRTLLCSDLLHQAGNGEPVTHSDVVGRCRDVLMEYQQGPLANYMPYCTLTDSTINRLAALQPRTLATMHGSVYVGDGGQALRDLATVFREVLGAA, from the coding sequence ATGGCACAGATCACCGAAGTTGCTCCAGACCTGTTCCGCATCACCACCTTCCTCGAACCGTTCAACCTGCAATTCAGCCAGTTTCTCGTCCGGGATGCCCAGCCGCTCCTGTATCACACCGGCCCGCGCATGTTGTTCCCGGCGGTGAAGGAGGCGGTGGCGTCGTTGATCGATGTCCGGACGTTGCGTTGGATCGGGTTCAGCCATTTCGAGGCCGACGAGTGCGGGTCGCTTTCGGAGTGGCAGCAACTCGCCCCGCAGTCCGAGGCCGTCTGCAGTGTGGTGGGTAAACTCGTGAGTGTGGATGATTGTCTCGCGCTTCGACCGGCGAAGGGCATGGCGGATAACGAGGTGCTCCAGACCGGCAAATACCGGTTTCGCTTCCTGGCCACGCCACATGTGCCCCATTGCTGGGAAGCGGGGCACATGTTTGAGGAGACGCAGCGGACGCTCCTCTGCTCCGATCTCCTGCATCAAGCCGGCAATGGCGAACCGGTGACGCATTCGGACGTGGTTGGTCGTTGTCGGGACGTACTCATGGAATATCAGCAGGGGCCGCTGGCGAACTACATGCCCTATTGCACGTTGACGGATTCCACCATCAATAGGCTGGCGGCGCTGCAGCCCAGGACTCTGGCGACCATGCACGGCTCGGTGTACGTCGGCGACGGCGGGCAAGCGCTGCGTGATTTGGCCACGGTCTTTCGAGAGGTGTTGGGCGCTGCCTGA
- a CDS encoding DUF3313 domain-containing protein produces MMWQSVLLSVAVSVAFAGCGATRHARSVEPSGFLQDLYAQMREGKGDEALLVYRNPAIDWPAKAAYSKILLDPVMIWRGKDSKVDGLDPKEAQVIADSFYALLYQELAQDYAMVSEPGPKTFRMQAALTDTEQSYPALDIVSSVPAPFNVAFVASTIKTLTTGKPLFKGAASIEGKLMDAESGEILAAAVDRRVGGRFLDAEVFDSWNDVHGALKYWSQLTRFRLCQLRKQPNCVSPGS; encoded by the coding sequence ATGATGTGGCAATCTGTCTTGTTGTCCGTGGCGGTCTCGGTCGCGTTCGCCGGCTGCGGGGCGACCAGGCATGCCCGCTCGGTGGAGCCGTCCGGATTTCTGCAGGACCTCTATGCGCAGATGCGCGAGGGTAAGGGCGACGAAGCGCTCCTGGTGTATCGCAATCCGGCAATCGATTGGCCGGCGAAGGCCGCGTACAGCAAGATTCTCTTAGATCCGGTCATGATTTGGCGGGGGAAAGACTCCAAGGTCGATGGGCTCGATCCGAAGGAGGCCCAGGTGATCGCTGATTCTTTCTATGCGCTCCTGTATCAGGAACTCGCCCAGGATTATGCGATGGTGAGCGAACCGGGTCCCAAGACGTTTCGGATGCAGGCCGCGCTCACCGATACCGAACAATCCTATCCCGCCTTGGATATCGTCTCGAGTGTGCCGGCGCCGTTTAACGTCGCCTTCGTCGCCTCGACCATTAAAACGCTCACCACCGGAAAACCGTTGTTCAAAGGCGCGGCCTCCATCGAGGGCAAACTCATGGATGCGGAGTCTGGGGAGATTCTCGCAGCCGCCGTGGATCGGCGGGTCGGCGGGCGCTTTCTCGACGCGGAGGTCTTCGATTCCTGGAACGACGTGCACGGCGCCTTGAAGTACTGGTCGCAGTTGACCCGCTTTCGCTTGTGTCAGTTGCGCAAGCAACCCAACTGTGTCTCGCCCGGCTCGTAG
- a CDS encoding nucleotide pyrophosphohydrolase, with product MLNDSVKAAVLEFRRKRDWEQFHKPKELAAAIAVEASELLEVFQWKSHDEVARLLESPARVRVEDEIADVVILLSYLCHDLGLDVNAAVLAKLKKNDAKYPVEKSYGNARKYDE from the coding sequence ATGTTGAACGACAGCGTGAAAGCGGCGGTGCTCGAATTTCGACGGAAGCGGGATTGGGAACAGTTTCACAAGCCCAAGGAACTGGCGGCGGCTATCGCCGTTGAGGCGAGCGAGTTGCTGGAGGTCTTTCAGTGGAAATCGCATGACGAGGTGGCGCGTTTGCTGGAAAGCCCGGCACGGGTTCGGGTGGAGGATGAAATTGCCGATGTCGTGATCCTGCTCTCTTACCTGTGTCATGATCTCGGTTTAGATGTGAACGCCGCGGTGCTGGCGAAACTCAAGAAGAACGACGCCAAGTACCCGGTCGAGAAGTCCTATGGCAATGCCCGGAAGTATGATGAGTGA
- a CDS encoding transposase, translated as MARPLRLSFPGAVYHVTSRGNARQDIVADDRDRSQWLSLLAHVVDRYGWICHAYCLMDNHYHLLIETPKPNVSLGMRQLNGRYTQAYNLRHEQVGHLFQGRFTAILLEKDAHLLELCRYVVLNPVRAKMVSHPRLWAWSSYRATAGETKAPAWLTTDWILSQFGQREGPAQERYRTFVAEGRGEAGPWEQLTGQIYLGSEKFVAQHQPNRVIRDIPRQQTQAQRPSLETLFERKTDLEKIIHQAYRQYGYRLAQIADHLGVHAATVSRRLKRVEQRNV; from the coding sequence ATGGCACGTCCCCTCCGTCTCTCATTCCCCGGCGCCGTCTACCATGTCACGAGTCGGGGTAACGCCCGGCAGGACATCGTGGCTGACGACCGTGATCGTTCACAGTGGCTGAGCTTGCTGGCCCATGTCGTCGATCGCTATGGGTGGATCTGCCATGCCTACTGCCTGATGGACAATCACTATCATCTGTTGATCGAGACGCCGAAGCCGAATGTGTCGCTTGGCATGCGGCAGTTGAACGGCCGCTACACGCAGGCCTACAACCTCCGGCACGAGCAGGTCGGGCATTTGTTTCAAGGGCGGTTTACGGCGATTCTACTCGAAAAAGACGCGCATCTGCTTGAGTTGTGCCGGTACGTCGTGCTGAATCCCGTCCGCGCGAAGATGGTATCGCATCCCCGGCTGTGGGCCTGGAGCAGTTATCGGGCGACAGCGGGGGAGACGAAGGCGCCTGCCTGGCTAACGACGGACTGGATTCTGAGCCAATTCGGGCAGCGCGAGGGGCCGGCGCAGGAGCGATATCGCACCTTTGTGGCCGAGGGGCGAGGAGAGGCGGGCCCCTGGGAACAGCTCACCGGCCAGATCTATCTGGGGTCGGAAAAATTTGTGGCGCAGCACCAACCGAATCGGGTCATCCGTGACATTCCGCGCCAACAGACGCAGGCTCAACGGCCGTCCTTGGAGACACTGTTTGAGCGGAAGACGGACCTGGAGAAGATCATCCATCAGGCCTATCGGCAGTACGGGTATCGGCTGGCCCAAATTGCGGACCATCTGGGTGTGCATGCCGCTACGGTGAGCCGCCGCCTGAAGCGGGTTGAACAGAGAAATGTGTGA
- the cydB gene encoding cytochrome d ubiquinol oxidase subunit II, whose amino-acid sequence METIWYALVLFVLTTYVVLDGYDFGVGILSPFVARQESERRLVRETIGPVWTGNEVWVIAGSALLFLAFPKAFASGFSGFYLALMIMLWLLMGRGLAFELREHVDHALWRTFWDTIFFLANLLLAFVVGLVVGNLLRGVPLNASGYFFLPLWTDFSPGPLPGILDWFTLLTGVTLVALLTLQGASFLVMKTRGEVQARVEALAKFATVVLVLLLIAVVVTLPSVQPAFGAHYAAAPIGFIWPLAAVVALVVRYVGAVRQRPFLGFVASSVSVASLLVAAAWGIFPNLLIATTGQANSLTSLNAATDRTGLEVGLWWVPPGLALVILYQVHIHRLFARPAEPESPAMARH is encoded by the coding sequence GTGGAAACGATCTGGTATGCCCTGGTGCTGTTCGTGTTGACCACCTATGTGGTGCTCGACGGCTATGACTTCGGTGTCGGGATTCTGTCGCCCTTCGTGGCCCGGCAGGAGAGCGAACGCCGCCTGGTGCGGGAGACGATCGGACCGGTATGGACCGGCAACGAAGTGTGGGTGATCGCCGGCAGCGCCCTGTTGTTCCTGGCCTTTCCGAAGGCCTTTGCGTCGGGGTTCAGCGGGTTCTACTTGGCCTTGATGATCATGCTGTGGCTCCTGATGGGGAGGGGGTTGGCTTTCGAGCTACGGGAGCATGTCGATCACGCGTTGTGGCGCACGTTCTGGGATACCATCTTTTTCCTGGCCAATCTGCTGCTGGCCTTCGTGGTGGGGCTGGTGGTGGGGAATCTGCTGCGGGGAGTGCCCTTGAACGCGAGCGGGTATTTCTTCCTTCCGCTCTGGACCGACTTCAGCCCCGGTCCACTACCCGGCATTCTGGATTGGTTCACTCTGCTGACTGGAGTGACCCTGGTCGCTTTGTTGACGTTGCAGGGTGCGAGTTTCCTAGTGATGAAGACGCGTGGGGAGGTGCAGGCAAGGGTGGAGGCGCTGGCGAAGTTCGCCACGGTCGTGCTTGTGCTGTTGCTCATCGCGGTGGTTGTGACGCTGCCATCAGTCCAGCCTGCGTTCGGGGCACATTATGCGGCCGCTCCCATCGGCTTTATCTGGCCCCTGGCGGCGGTGGTCGCGCTGGTCGTTCGGTACGTGGGCGCTGTCCGTCAACGGCCGTTCCTTGGCTTCGTTGCGTCGAGTGTGTCGGTCGCGAGCCTATTGGTCGCGGCGGCTTGGGGGATTTTCCCCAATCTGTTGATTGCGACGACCGGACAGGCCAACAGTCTCACGAGCCTCAACGCCGCAACCGACCGGACCGGCCTCGAAGTCGGTCTCTGGTGGGTGCCCCCGGGCCTGGCCCTCGTGATCCTGTATCAAGTGCACATTCATCGCCTCTTCGCCCGCCCGGCCGAGCCTGAATCTCCTGCGATGGCTCGCCACTAG
- a CDS encoding cytochrome ubiquinol oxidase subunit I: MDTALQYDRLQFAVTATFHYLFPQLTMGLALLLVYLRTRDLLSEGDHYHQVARFWTGIFALSFAFGVVTGIPLEFQFGTNWARFSEYAGGIVGQTLAMEGVFAFFLESSFLGLLLFGESRVSRRTLWLATLLLWIGSWLSGYFILATNAWMQHPVAYHVAADGRLTVESLVGLLTNPWLIWQFAHNMTAAVVTGAFVVAAVGALYQLAGRHPALARTCLRTGVVAGAFASVLLITPTGHESARQVFEFQPVKGAAFEGLFRTERGADLVLIGQPNMETMTIDNPLVVPSALSLLAYDDLYAKVKGLDAFPPREWPDHIALLYYAYHIMVGLGTLLLAVMGLALAWLWRGRLFTARWLLWLLLLSAPFPYLATTAGWMTAELGRQPWLVYGLFRTEEGISPLVHSGNALFTLLGFLGIYLGLGLLFVLLFVETLRHGPTEPVVGQVGS, from the coding sequence ATGGACACCGCGCTGCAATATGACCGGCTGCAATTCGCCGTCACCGCCACGTTTCACTACCTCTTTCCTCAGCTCACCATGGGGCTGGCCCTGCTGCTGGTCTATTTGCGGACGCGTGACTTGCTCAGTGAAGGGGACCATTATCACCAGGTAGCGCGATTCTGGACCGGCATCTTCGCGCTAAGCTTCGCGTTCGGCGTCGTCACGGGCATTCCGCTCGAATTTCAATTCGGTACCAACTGGGCCAGGTTTTCGGAATACGCAGGCGGCATCGTCGGGCAGACGCTGGCGATGGAGGGGGTGTTCGCTTTTTTTCTGGAGTCGTCGTTCCTCGGCCTGCTCCTGTTCGGCGAATCGCGAGTCAGCCGGCGCACGTTGTGGCTGGCGACCCTGTTGTTGTGGATCGGCTCATGGTTGTCCGGTTATTTCATCCTGGCGACAAACGCCTGGATGCAACATCCGGTGGCCTATCACGTGGCGGCCGATGGTCGGCTGACGGTCGAAAGTCTGGTCGGGCTGCTCACGAACCCTTGGCTGATCTGGCAGTTTGCTCACAACATGACGGCGGCGGTCGTCACCGGCGCGTTCGTGGTGGCTGCGGTGGGTGCCCTCTACCAGCTGGCGGGGAGGCATCCCGCGCTGGCCAGGACCTGTCTGCGCACGGGCGTTGTGGCGGGCGCGTTCGCCTCGGTGCTGCTCATCACACCGACGGGACATGAGAGCGCGCGGCAGGTGTTCGAGTTCCAGCCGGTCAAGGGCGCTGCCTTCGAGGGCCTCTTTCGTACCGAGCGCGGCGCCGACCTCGTGCTGATCGGCCAGCCCAACATGGAAACCATGACGATCGATAATCCGCTCGTCGTGCCGTCGGCGCTGAGCCTGCTCGCCTATGACGATCTTTACGCGAAGGTGAAGGGGCTGGATGCTTTTCCCCCGCGCGAGTGGCCGGACCACATTGCGCTGCTGTATTACGCGTACCACATCATGGTCGGGCTCGGCACGCTCCTGCTCGCGGTGATGGGATTGGCCCTGGCGTGGTTGTGGCGTGGCCGGCTCTTCACTGCCCGCTGGTTGCTCTGGCTCCTGCTGTTGAGCGCTCCTTTTCCCTATCTTGCGACGACAGCCGGCTGGATGACGGCGGAGCTCGGCCGCCAACCCTGGCTGGTGTACGGGCTCTTTCGCACGGAGGAGGGCATCTCGCCGCTGGTCCATTCAGGCAATGCGCTCTTCACCTTGCTCGGCTTCCTGGGGATCTATCTCGGGTTGGGGCTGCTGTTCGTCCTCTTGTTCGTGGAAACTCTGCGTCACGGGCCGACGGAGCCGGTTGTGGGGCAGGTGGGGAGCTAA